Below is a genomic region from Verrucomicrobiota bacterium.
CGTGCGAGGGCCGTTTCCGTTGGAGTTCAACCTTTAGGTTGTCCCCCGGTTGTCTGAAGGAGAATCAAGTGCATAGCCCTATTTGGGATTTCAGAATCCGCCTCCGCACGTCTGCGGCTACATTCACTTTGCGGCTACACCTCACGCGCCAATGATTGCTTGGCGATGTGATGTCGCCTTGTTTAACTGGCATCGTTGAACTCACTGGCATCAACCATTGAAAGCACAACTGGGGCATTGAGTCCGTTGGGGTTTCTCGGTTTATTCGTCGCGGCCTCGGTCTTGATGATCTGGCGGCTGGAGCACATGACGGAAAAAGGCGTGGAGGGGACGGTGCTGGGCACGCTGGTCATGCCGTACTGTTCGGGTCTGCCCAATTTGATTTTTGTTTTCGTGCTCGCGAGCAAGGGCGGCAGTGGCAAAGAGGTGATGATCAACTGCCTCGTCAACAATGTCACGAACATGACGTTCTTGATCGGGCTGCCGGCGATTTTCTGGGGCATGAGTGTGCTGCCCGCGCGTAAAGGGAAAAAGAAAAAGAAGAGCGAGGAGACCCATCGCATCAACCGTCTCTCGCTTCTGTTGACGCTGACGGCGGTTTTGTTTTTTACCGGCGCGGTGTGGGCTTTGGGACGCGACGGCAAACTGGATTTCGGCGATGGTCTGGTGTTGGTCGGCCTGTTTCTATTCTGGCAATGCTTTCACATCTTTGACGTGTTGAAGAACAATGTCCGGCAGAACAAATCGTTCCATTGGACTCTGTTCCTGGACCTGGCGCTGCTGGCGGTCGGTGCTTATGGCATCTACGTCAGCGTGAACTGGCTGGTGGACTGGGTTTCCCACATTCAGACCGGCTTCATCAGCGCCAAGCGGCTGGGCTGGTTGAGCGGCTGGCTAATGGTGCTGCCGAATGCGTTGCTGGCGCTCTATTACGGCTGGCGAAAACGGCCGGAGGTCATCTACAGTTCGCAGGTGGGCGACGGACACATCTGCATTCCGCTGTGCGTTGGTATTTTTGCGTTGTATCGGACGATCGTCGTACCGAACTTCTTTGACGCCGGGATTCAGATGCTGGTCGGAGCGACGCTCGTCCATTTCTTCTTCGTGGCCATTTTCGGTCAACTGCCCCGCTTCATGGGATGGATTCTGACCGGTGTTTACGGGGTGTTCCTCTACAAGGGACTGATTGAATAAGGCGAATCTCAGCCTGACAGGACGATGTGCCGAGTCAGTGATGCGCCAAAACAAAAAATAACTTGTCTCCCGCTCAAGGTGAGCCTTAATTCCCATATCATGCACAATCGAATCCGGCCGAACACCGGCAGGTGCCAGACCAAAGCTAGGTTTGGCCTGCTCAATATTAGGTGTCATCGTCACGTGACTGTCAGAGCAAAGCCCATCTTCGTTGTCGGTGGTTGGTTAGCGGTTGCTTTGGCTGTTTTGCTTCCATTGTTCGGTTGCGAGCGTGAGCCGGGAATGAGGCCCAGATGCATTGACAACTTACTCCAGATACAAGGGGCTAAAAATCAGTGGATGACAGAAACTAAAAAGGCCACCAACGACGTTCCGACGTGGGATAACATTCGGCCTTATCTGTATCGGTCGCGCGAGCTGCACTGCCCAAAAGGTGGAGTTTACACAATTGGGAGGCTGGATGAACGGCCGAGATGCTCTATTGGCGGAAAAGTTCACACACTGCCATGAAACCTCCTCTGAGGTTACATGCGTCACGTAGAGAATATTTTTTGCTGAAGGATGGGGGGATGTGAGCGCACGGAGCGCACCAGACTTGATTCAAGTCGGAAGCTTGACCGGGTTGGAGCGGAATTTCTCGCTCAGATCGACGAAGGGCACTTGCGCGCTCAACCAACGCGTGTTCTTCGTAATCTCGTTCATCGACTGGCCAGTGTGGTTGCAGATCAAAAACATCCCGTCGCCCAAAACCATGAAGGCGTCGAAGCGCGTGCCGCCGCCGTGACGGGCAAATTCAAAATCGCCGCAGCCGTGTTTCAAGGACATCAGTTCTGATCGCAACGCCTCGACATCCGACAGGAAGTTTTTTTGAAAGTCCTCCTTGCGCGGCCCGGTGTAGGACAGGATTTTCCCCTTCTTGACCGCCAGTTGAACAATCGTCCACTCATCGAAGACGACGCCTTCGTACACGTCGTTCATCCGGCTGGCGCAGTCTTTGATCGATTTAATTGCTTCATCAAGGGTCATAGCACGATTCGTATTTAATCCGCCGTGAGCAAAACAATTTTGTGAGACGGAAACAAGGTAAATCAAACCGTCCTGATATTTGCTGTCCGGCTACCAGCCCGTTCAAAAGGTAGCCGCCGACGTGCGGAGGCGGACAACACGATTGGATTTCCGCGCCCATTCCGCCTCCTCACCTCGGCGGCTACGCGGGCTTGCGCAGAATCGTGTTGCGCTGCGCCCAGTCGGGATTTGGGTTGGGATAATCCAGGTTGTAATGCAGCCCGCGACTCTCCGGGCGTTGCAGCGCGCTGTGGACAATCAGTTCGGCCACGGTCGCGATGTTGCGCAACTCCAACAAATCATTGGTGACGATGAAGTCCCAATAAAACTCCAGAATCTCCTGTTGCAGGTTGGCGATGCGCGACTTCGCGCGTTGCAGGCGTTTGTTCGTGCGGACGATGCCAACGTAATCCCACATCAGGCGTCGGATCTCGTCCCAGTTGTGCGAGACGACGACGAGTTCGTCGGGATTGTGCGCGTGGCCGGATTGCCAGCCGGGGATTTCTATCTTCACGTCCGGCGACACATGAGTGAGAGCATGATGGGCGGCACGATTCGCCAGGACCAGCGCTTCGAGCAGGGAATTGCTGGCCAGCCGGTTCGCGCCGTGCAACCCAGTGCAGGCCACCTCCCCCACGGCGTAAAGGCCGGGGATTTCGGTTTCGCCGTGCAGATTGGTCAGCACGCCACCACATTGATAATGCGCGGCCGGAACGACGGGGATCGGCTCTTTTGCAATGTCGATGCCGTATTGCAGGCACGTGGCATAGATGTTGGGAAATCGTTCCTTGAGGAAACTCGCCGGCTGGTGCGTGATGTCGAGCAGGACATGATCGGCGCCGCTCTTCTTCATTTCGCTGTCGATGGCGCGGGCCACGATGTCGCGCGGCGCGAGCGATTTGAGCGGATGATGCTTGTTCATGAATTCCGCGCCCTCCACCGTTTTGAGAACGCCCCCCTCGCCGCGCACCGCTTCGCTGATGAGAAACGATTTCGCTTTGGGATGGTAAAGACAGGTCGGATGAAACTGGATGAACTCCATATTGGCGACGGCCGCACCGGCGCGATAGGCCATCGCCACGCCATCTCCGGTGGCGATGTCGGGGTTGGTCGTGTAAAGGTAAACCTTGCCGCAACCACCGGTCGCCAGCAGCACGTTTCGGGCGATGAAAGTCTCCACCTGCCCGCTGATTTTGTTCAGCACATAAACGCCGAGGCAACGGTTTTCTCCAACGTAACCGAGTTTCTGGCTGGTGATGAGGTCGATGGCAAAATGGTCTTCAAAAATTTCAATAGTTGGTTGGGTAGCGATCGCCGCCAGCAGAGCGCGCTCAATTTCGCGACCGGTCACATCTTGGGCGTGCAGAATGCGGCGCTTCGAGTGACCGCCTTCCTTGCCTAGATCAAGTTCTTTCACGCCGTGGGAGCGGGGAATTTCGCGTTCGGAAAAACGCATTCCGAGTTCGATCAACTCGGCGATGCGCGCCGGACCTTCTTCGATGATGGTGCGGACGACATTTTCGTGACAAAGTCCGGCGCCCGCTTCCAACGTGTCACGCACGTGCAGTTCGAACGAGTCTTCCTTGCTCGTGACTGCGGCGATGCCGCCCTGGGCGTAGTTCGTGTTCGACTCGGCGCGTTGTTTCTTGGTGACAATCCCCACGCGCCCGCGTGGTGCCACCTTCAGAGCGAAAGAAAGCCCCGCAATGCCGCTGCCAAGAACCAGGAAGTCGAAGTGTTTCATTGCGCGCCCAATTCAACACAGTCGAGGCGCCTTGTCCAACGAAGTGTTTCTCCCCGGTTCAGTCGGTCTGTGGACTACGGCACGACGGCGGCGCGGTAGAAGCGCCGGGATGGGTTCGCTCCCAGAGGATCGCTGTACGTCACCGTGCCAAACGAGTTCGTGACCGTCGCGAGCACACTCCAGGTCAACAAGTTCGTGGAGGCTTGCAGCTCCAGCCGCGCGCCGGGCGGGCCGTGCACCACCAACTGCATCGAGCCATTCGTGGGCCGATCGGGTTTTTCGAACCACACGGAACTGGCTGGCACTTCGCGCAAGCGATAAAAGCACGCGCGGGAATCCGGGGCCGGATCGACGAAGGGCATGGCCGTGTTCGTGGGCGAAATGACACCCAACGAGAACCAGATCAGTAAATTGGTCGAGGCCAGAACCTCGTAAACTTTGCCCGGGATGACATGCAGGAGAAGCTGGCATTGGCCGTTGGTTGGCGGTCCACTGAGTTCGAGCCAACTCAATGGAACGAAGGTGACTTGATCCAGCCAGGCGGCATCCGAGCCGCTGCTGACCGCCCGATCTTTGGCATAGCGCCAGCGAAGGGTGTGGACACCGCGAACGAGGTTGACCCCCACCTGCCGCCAGTTGACTTCGCCGGAGATGCGGTTGGTCTGCAACACGCCATCGATGTAGAATTTCAGGAAGTCAAAACCTGTCTCCGAGGAGACCTTCCACCAGAAGCTAAGAATCCCCGGTCCCGTCACGGTCGTTTCCAACCAGGATTCCTGATTGTCGCCCAGGCTGCCGCTCCGGGCCGCCGAGACGCCATCGCGAGAACCATTCGTCTGGCCAAACCACGCCGCATTGCCTCCGGTTTGCCAGACCAGATCCGTGGAGTTGCACAACACGCCCTCCAGCGGCAGCGGGCTTACGACGGTGACCGGGATCGTTACGCGATTGGTCAAGCCCGCGTCATCCGTAGCGTTCAAAGTGATCGTCGCGGTGCCGGTTTGATCGGAGGTGGGTGTCCCTGTGAGCAGCCAATATGTATTTTTGACGTAACTTACGGCTAGGTCCGCCGCGGGCATCAGATTGGTGTCTGAAGAACTTGCCGTGACCGTAATCAAATCGCCGGACGGCCCATCATCCAACACACTGAAGCCCAACCAGGAGGTCGTGTCCGCGGCAACGAGCCAGTTCGTAAGCACCGAAAAGGTCGGCGGCCTTCTTTGTGGCAGGTGACCCACGAGGACACCCCGAGCTTGCAAGCCATCGACGGCTGTTCTGTCGGGTGAGCTGGAGTTCACATTGAGCAAGTTGAGCGTAAGATTTACGTACGACAATTGCGGCAGGTCCTGGATAGGCCCAATGTTGGTCAACAGGTTTTGCCGGAGAGAAAGGAATTCAAGATTCATCAGCCCGGCCAGTGGCGCCAGGTCGGTAATGCGATTGGTTTCCAAGCTCAACCAGGTCAGTTGCGACATGCTCTGCAGGAAGGTGAGGTCGTTGATGGCATCCCCATGCAACCCTAACCCGGTCAGGTTCGTCAGCGCCGTCAAGGATGAAAGGTCGGCGACGCTATTATTGTTGAGGCTGAAAAACCTCAGCCCGGGCAGAGCCGGCAACACGCTCAGGTTGCTGATTGAGTTCCCGTTCAGAAACAGGCTCGATAGATTGGTGGCCCATTCCAAGCCGGACAAGTCGGCGATATTGGTATTGTAAACGTAGAGATAAGTCAGCGACTGGAGCTCCAGACTGGTGAGATCGCCGGCGGGCCGGCCGAGGGTTTGCTGGATGGCGGTTGCCAGATTCGGATCTGGAAACGTGACCACTTCGGGTATCATGACGCTGACCAGCACGTCCACACTGGTGATCAGCCCGGCGTCATCGGTCGCGGTGAGAGTGATGGTGGTTGTGCCAGTCTGGTCGGCTGCAGGAGTCAGCGTCAATGTCCGGTTTTCATTGGTGCCCGTAATCGAAAAGCCTTGGTCCGGTATCAAACTCGTGTCCGAGGAACTGGCCGTTATCAACAACTGGTCGCCCGGCGTGATGTCATCGTAAACGTAGAAGGCGTGCGACGAAGCGAGATTCGTGGCAATGAACCAGCGGGTGGGAAGCGAGAGATTGGGCGGCTGGTTTTGCGGCTGGTAGGCCACACTGACTTGCCGGCTTTGCAGGTTTTGGATCACGGCGCTGACTGGAGAATCGGTGCTGAGATCGAGCAGGTTGCCGACCAATCCAGCCCGTGACAGATGCGGCAGGTGCTCGAGGTCGGCGATGTCTTTCAGCAGGTTGTAGTCCGCTTCAACGGAAACCAGATTGGTCAGCCCGCCCAACTCCACCGTGTCCTAAAGCCGATTGTTCCGCAGGTTGAGCGACACCAGTCGGCTCAACCCTTGGACAAAACTCAGGTTGCTGAGGGACAGGCCATCCAGCTTGAGGTGAGTCAGATTGGTCAGCGCGGCCAGCAGGGTGTGGTTGGTGATCGGGTTATGGCCCAGCTCCAGGCAGTTTAGATTCGTCAATCCGGTCAGTGGCGACAGGTCGGCGATCCGGTTGTCGTCGAGGAGGAGATGTGTCAATCGCTTCAGGCCATCAAGAAAAGTCAGGTTGCTCACGGAGTTATGGTACAACCAAAGACCGGTCAGATTGGTCAATCCAGATAGCTCCGTAAAGTTGGTGATCGGATTGCCGGTCAGTACCAAAGCGGTTAAATTCGTCAGCGTCGCCAGCGGCAACAGATCACCGACACGGTTGTAGGCCAGATCAATGTAGCTGAGCCGGCTCAAGCCGGACAGGAATGTCAGGTTGCTGATGGCATTGCCGCGCAACTCAAGATTGACCAGCTCCGTCCAGCCGGACAGCGCGGAGTAATTGGTGACGGGATTTCCGCTCAGCACCACGTAGCTCAAGTTGGCGAGCGTGGTCAACGGCGACAGGTCGCTGATCTGGTTGTCGCCGAGGTTCAAGAAATTCAAACGGATCAGATGCTGCAGGAAGGACACGTTGCTGATGGAATTACCGCCCAGATACAAGGTGGTCAGGTTGGCGGCCGCCGCCAGCACCACGTCGCAGTTCGTGATCGTATTCCATCTGAGGTCCAGGCTGTTCAGGTTCGTTAATCCCGCCAGCGGAGAAAGATCGGTGACGAGGTTTTTGTAGAGGACCACCGAGGTCAACCGCCACAAATCCCGCAGCACGGCCAGATTTGTAATGCCGCCGTCACACAGCGCGAGATTGGTCAGACCGGTCAAGCCGGACAGCGTCGAGTAGTCGCCGATTGGATTTCCGCCCAAGGCCAGCGAACTCAGGTTTGTCAAAGTGGACAGAGGTGAAAGTTCGCGGATGCGGTTCTTTTCAAGTTCCAGCGAAGTAAGCTTGTTCAAGCCCTGTAGAAAGGTCAGGTTGCTGATCGAGTTGCCGTTCAAGCAAAGACGGGTGAGGTTGGTCAAGACGGACAGTTCGTCGCCGGTGGGAATCAAGTTATCTCCGATATTCAATTCCGTGAGGCTGAACAGCGCGGCGAGCGGTGAAAGATCGCTGACGGCATTTCCGGCCAGTTCGAGACGCGCCAGGTTGGTCGCCCATTCCAAACCGGACAGGTTGCCGATACTCGCGTTGTAGGCGGAAAGCGAGGTCAGCGCCTGGAGATCCTCACTGGTGAGTCGGCCGGTTGGTTTGTCCAACGCGGCGCGGATGGCGGCTTCGAGGTTCGGGTCAGGAAAGGTGACCTCCGTTTGGGCGTAGGCAGCGCTGGCGGACAGCCCTGCAGCAAGAACCACAGACCAGACAGCAACAGATTTTCGAACGGCTTTCACTTTCACCATACCCCAGTTGACCTGCCCATGCGCGCGAGACGCACCGCCTCGGCGCGCAGACACCCCTTGCTCTCAACACTCAACGAATCGACGGCTTCCGGGGCACAACCTCCCCTGCCCTCACGGCGCTCGCAAAGAAAATCACCTGAACAAAACGCACGCGCGCCTGCGTCGCCATTTCGGACTTTAGAGTCAGGATCACCTTGGCCGGAAGCACTCCCCCATTGCAAGCTGATTTCCAGCCCTGAAACGAGCTGTGGAAATCAGGCGGCTGGAGCAATCTTTGCGGTCAAAGCCGCGCGTTGTCGATGAGCCGCGTTCTTCCGACAAACACCGCCAGCGCCAGATGCGTGCCGCGCGTTGCCTGGGTTACCGGCTGCAAAGTGTCCGGCTCGAAAACCTCCACATAATCGAGCCGCGCAGCCGGTTGGCTGGAAATCAAACGCTTCAATTGCGCTTTCAAACGGGTCGAGGAGACGGCGCCTGCTCTCACGGTTTGGCGGGCCAGCCCGATGGCCCGCCACAAAATGGTCGCCTGCCGCCGTTCTCCCGGAGCCAGGTAATTGTTGCGCGAACTCATCGCCACGCCATCAGTCTCCCGCGCAATCGGAGCGATCACGATTCTTACCGGAAAATTCAAATCGCGCACCAAGCGTCGGATGATTGTCGCCTGCTGAAAATCTTTTGCGCCGAAAACCGCGACGTCCGGCTGCACGATGTTGAAGAGCTTGGCCACTACCGTCGTCACGCCGCGGAAATGCGTGGGCCGCGACTTGCCCTCCATGACCTTCGACAAATCCTCCTCGACCACAAACGTGCTGAACTTTTCACCGCGGTCCGGCGGGTACATCTGTTTGTCGTCCGGCACGAACATCAGATCGACACCCTCAGCGCGGCAGAGTCGCGTGTCCCGCGCTAAATCGCGGGGGTAGCGGTTGAGGTCTTCCTTCGGCCCGAACTGTGTCGGGTTGACATAAATGCTGAGGACTACTTTGCCGCTTTTGCCGACCCGTTGCCGCGCGCGTTTGATCAGACCCAGATGCCCCACGTGCAA
It encodes:
- a CDS encoding leucine-rich repeat domain-containing protein is translated as MKAVRKSVAVWSVVLAAGLSASAAYAQTEVTFPDPNLEAAIRAALDKPTGRLTSEDLQALTSLSAYNASIGNLSGLEWATNLARLELAGNAVSDLSPLAALFSLTELNIGDNLIPTGDELSVLTNLTRLCLNGNSISNLTFLQGLNKLTSLELEKNRIRELSPLSTLTNLSSLALGGNPIGDYSTLSGLTGLTNLALCDGGITNLAVLRDLWRLTSVVLYKNLVTDLSPLAGLTNLNSLDLRWNTITNCDVVLAAAANLTTLYLGGNSISNVSFLQHLIRLNFLNLGDNQISDLSPLTTLANLSYVVLSGNPVTNYSALSGWTELVNLELRGNAISNLTFLSGLSRLSYIDLAYNRVGDLLPLATLTNLTALVLTGNPITNFTELSGLTNLTGLWLYHNSVSNLTFLDGLKRLTHLLLDDNRIADLSPLTGLTNLNCLELGHNPITNHTLLAALTNLTHLKLDGLSLSNLSFVQGLSRLVSLNLRNNRL
- a CDS encoding pantoate--beta-alanine ligase; amino-acid sequence: MRIITSIAAMQKLARRWQRESVRISFVPTMGYLHVGHLGLIKRARQRVGKSGKVVLSIYVNPTQFGPKEDLNRYPRDLARDTRLCRAEGVDLMFVPDDKQMYPPDRGEKFSTFVVEEDLSKVMEGKSRPTHFRGVTTVVAKLFNIVQPDVAVFGAKDFQQATIIRRLVRDLNFPVRIVIAPIARETDGVAMSSRNNYLAPGERRQATILWRAIGLARQTVRAGAVSSTRLKAQLKRLISSQPAARLDYVEVFEPDTLQPVTQATRGTHLALAVFVGRTRLIDNARL
- a CDS encoding sodium:calcium symporter: MIWRLEHMTEKGVEGTVLGTLVMPYCSGLPNLIFVFVLASKGGSGKEVMINCLVNNVTNMTFLIGLPAIFWGMSVLPARKGKKKKKSEETHRINRLSLLLTLTAVLFFTGAVWALGRDGKLDFGDGLVLVGLFLFWQCFHIFDVLKNNVRQNKSFHWTLFLDLALLAVGAYGIYVSVNWLVDWVSHIQTGFISAKRLGWLSGWLMVLPNALLALYYGWRKRPEVIYSSQVGDGHICIPLCVGIFALYRTIVVPNFFDAGIQMLVGATLVHFFFVAIFGQLPRFMGWILTGVYGVFLYKGLIE
- the nadB gene encoding L-aspartate oxidase, whose amino-acid sequence is MKHFDFLVLGSGIAGLSFALKVAPRGRVGIVTKKQRAESNTNYAQGGIAAVTSKEDSFELHVRDTLEAGAGLCHENVVRTIIEEGPARIAELIELGMRFSEREIPRSHGVKELDLGKEGGHSKRRILHAQDVTGREIERALLAAIATQPTIEIFEDHFAIDLITSQKLGYVGENRCLGVYVLNKISGQVETFIARNVLLATGGCGKVYLYTTNPDIATGDGVAMAYRAGAAVANMEFIQFHPTCLYHPKAKSFLISEAVRGEGGVLKTVEGAEFMNKHHPLKSLAPRDIVARAIDSEMKKSGADHVLLDITHQPASFLKERFPNIYATCLQYGIDIAKEPIPVVPAAHYQCGGVLTNLHGETEIPGLYAVGEVACTGLHGANRLASNSLLEALVLANRAAHHALTHVSPDVKIEIPGWQSGHAHNPDELVVVSHNWDEIRRLMWDYVGIVRTNKRLQRAKSRIANLQQEILEFYWDFIVTNDLLELRNIATVAELIVHSALQRPESRGLHYNLDYPNPNPDWAQRNTILRKPA